A stretch of Triticum aestivum cultivar Chinese Spring chromosome 1D, IWGSC CS RefSeq v2.1, whole genome shotgun sequence DNA encodes these proteins:
- the LOC123179732 gene encoding two-component response regulator ORR42: MALDEHHGEDLTKKWQTPTKKALIMASSLRALLVEDTAVQRMVVSAMLRNQFHCETTLAKNGKEAVDMFLEGNTFDIVFCDRDMPIMTGPEAVVKIRAMGATDVKIVGLSDDDNAMEAFISAGADDFVPKPVRPETVGPMIQEVINKKLEQLAALA, translated from the exons ATGGCGCTCGATGAACACCACGGAGAAGATCTGACGAA GAAGTGGCAGACACCAACTAAGAAGGCG CTGATCATGGCATCCTCCCTCAGGGCATTGCTTGTTGAGGATACGGCAGTTCAACGCATGGTTGTCTCCGCCATGCTGCGCAATCAGTTTCACTGCGAGACCACTCTGGCGAAGAATGGGAAAGAAGCTGTTGACATGTTCCTCGAGGGCAACACGTTCGATATAGTCTTTTGTGATAGGGACATGCCCATAATGACCGGTCCGGAG GCAGTTGTGAAGATCCGTGCTATGGGAGCCACTGATGTGAAGATCGTCGGGTTGTCGGATGACGATAACGCCATGGAGGCGTTCATCAGCGCCGGCGCCGATGACTTTGTGCCCAAACCAGTGAGGCCTGAGACTGTCGGGCCTATGATTCAGGAGGTCATCAATAAGAAGCTAGAACAGTTAGCGGCGCTTGCTTGA